The following proteins are co-located in the Brachybacterium sacelli genome:
- a CDS encoding aldo/keto reductase translates to MEYVKLGSTGLDVSRLCLGTMGFGDRERWIHPWVLEEDDARPVIKHALDAGITFFDTANVYSLGRSEEIVGKALVDYARREEIVLATKVHGRMHEGPNGGGLSRKAILAEVDASLRRLGTEYIDLYLIHRWDYSVPIEETMRALDDVVRSGKVRYIGASAMFAWQFLQAQHVAEVNGWTKFVSMQNHYNLLYREEEREMMPLLRELGVASTPYSPLAAGRLTRDWDADTERARTDRTAQTKYDSTQDTDREIVQQVARIAEQRGLERVHVALAWLLAKDPVVAPIVGATRTGHVDAALGALELELTDEELAALEAPYVPHRVVGALEPGESTHGANASGTRR, encoded by the coding sequence ATGGAGTACGTGAAGCTCGGCAGCACCGGACTGGACGTCTCGCGCCTGTGCCTGGGCACGATGGGTTTCGGTGACCGTGAGCGGTGGATCCACCCGTGGGTGCTCGAGGAGGACGATGCCCGCCCAGTGATCAAGCATGCGCTCGACGCGGGCATCACCTTCTTCGACACCGCGAACGTGTACTCGCTGGGGCGCAGCGAGGAGATCGTCGGCAAGGCCTTGGTCGACTACGCCCGGCGTGAGGAGATCGTGCTGGCCACCAAGGTGCACGGCCGGATGCACGAGGGCCCGAACGGCGGGGGCCTGTCCCGCAAGGCCATCCTGGCGGAGGTCGATGCCAGCCTGCGCCGGCTGGGGACCGAGTACATCGACCTCTACCTCATCCATCGCTGGGACTACTCCGTCCCGATCGAGGAGACGATGCGTGCTCTGGACGACGTGGTGCGCTCGGGGAAGGTCCGCTACATCGGCGCCTCGGCCATGTTCGCCTGGCAGTTCCTGCAGGCCCAGCACGTCGCCGAGGTCAACGGGTGGACGAAGTTCGTCTCGATGCAGAACCACTACAACCTCCTGTACCGCGAGGAGGAGCGGGAGATGATGCCGCTGCTGCGTGAGCTCGGCGTCGCCTCCACTCCGTACAGCCCGCTGGCTGCCGGACGACTGACGAGGGACTGGGACGCCGACACCGAGCGGGCACGCACCGACCGGACCGCACAGACGAAGTACGACTCCACGCAGGACACCGACCGGGAGATCGTCCAGCAGGTCGCCCGCATCGCCGAGCAGCGCGGGCTCGAGCGCGTGCACGTCGCCCTGGCCTGGCTGCTGGCGAAGGATCCGGTGGTCGCTCCGATCGTCGGGGCGACCAGGACCGGCCATGTCGACGCGGCCCTCGGCGCCCTCGAGCTCGAGTTGACCGACGAGGAGCTCGCGGCGCTCGAGGCCCCGTACGTCCCCCACCGCGTGGTCGGCGCCCTCGAGCCGGGGGAGTCGACCCACGGGGCGAACGCCTCGGGCACTCGCCGCTGA
- a CDS encoding phosphotransferase-like protein, translating to MTTPRALTPLVLIGGPIAAGKSAVSRLLADALRADGRQLALVELDAIADMARPTLPDWTVAHRIFASVTGQWLEAGAEVVIAESVSDREELARVLRNVPAGTPVLTVVVTCPFGTALERALADPTRGISRDPEFLYEVHAQWAGEMPLISADLVLDTSTLSLEESVRRIRAALESLPQNAVAPANIHRHPGRMRPADELITEAATADVDGWGFAFLDDRAFEERPPWGYSGQLAEAVATADVAIDLDTGGGEVLAECPRLAAQQHVTEGWAPNAERARLLLGPRGVQVHETPAGAPLPLPGGAADLVTARHPVSPDWAEIVRVLAPGGEYLAQHVGPASAFELIEHFIGPTTEQQRRGRHPDDEVAAAEAAGLEVTELRTARLRMEFLDVGAVVWILRKCVWWVPDFEVDRYHERLLAMDAIIRRDGRFVAHSTRHLIRARH from the coding sequence GTGACCACTCCCCGTGCCCTCACCCCGCTCGTGCTCATCGGCGGCCCCATCGCCGCCGGCAAGAGTGCCGTCTCCCGCCTCCTGGCCGATGCTCTGCGCGCCGACGGACGGCAGCTCGCCCTGGTGGAGCTCGACGCGATCGCCGACATGGCGCGGCCGACGCTCCCCGACTGGACGGTGGCGCATCGGATCTTCGCGTCGGTCACGGGCCAGTGGCTCGAAGCCGGGGCGGAGGTGGTGATCGCGGAGTCGGTCAGCGACCGGGAGGAGCTCGCGCGGGTCCTCCGGAACGTTCCCGCGGGAACGCCTGTCCTCACCGTGGTGGTCACCTGCCCGTTCGGGACCGCGCTCGAGCGGGCGCTCGCCGATCCCACGCGCGGCATCTCCCGTGATCCGGAGTTCCTGTACGAGGTGCACGCGCAGTGGGCTGGAGAAATGCCCCTGATCAGCGCCGATCTCGTGCTCGACACCTCGACCCTGAGCCTCGAGGAGAGCGTGCGCCGGATCCGTGCCGCGCTGGAGTCTCTGCCCCAGAATGCGGTGGCACCTGCGAACATTCACCGCCACCCTGGACGCATGCGCCCTGCGGACGAGCTGATCACCGAAGCCGCGACCGCGGACGTCGACGGGTGGGGCTTCGCCTTCCTGGACGACCGCGCCTTCGAGGAACGTCCTCCCTGGGGGTACTCGGGGCAGCTCGCCGAGGCCGTGGCCACTGCCGACGTGGCGATCGACCTCGACACCGGCGGCGGCGAGGTGCTCGCCGAATGCCCTCGCCTCGCCGCCCAGCAGCACGTCACGGAAGGGTGGGCGCCCAACGCAGAACGGGCACGGCTGCTGCTGGGCCCACGCGGGGTGCAGGTCCACGAGACCCCGGCCGGGGCCCCGCTCCCCCTGCCCGGCGGCGCCGCCGACCTGGTCACCGCTCGGCATCCCGTGAGCCCGGACTGGGCGGAGATCGTGCGGGTGCTGGCGCCCGGCGGGGAGTACCTCGCCCAGCACGTCGGCCCCGCCTCGGCCTTCGAGCTGATCGAGCACTTCATCGGCCCCACCACCGAGCAGCAGCGGCGGGGCCGGCATCCGGACGACGAAGTGGCCGCTGCGGAGGCCGCCGGGCTCGAGGTCACCGAACTGCGCACGGCGCGTTTGCGGATGGAGTTCCTCGACGTCGGCGCCGTGGTGTGGATCCTGCGCAAGTGCGTGTGGTGGGTCCCGGACTTCGAGGTCGACCGCTATCACGAGCGACTGCTGGCGATGGACGCGATCATCCGCCGGGACGGGCGGTTCGTCGCGCACTCGACGCGGCACCTGATCCGGGCACGTCACTGA
- a CDS encoding response regulator transcription factor, whose product MDAMVNGTEAGSGTVRVLLVDDEALMRAGLRLMIDGAHGIEVIGEAADGHEALDRVRELDPDVVLMDIRMPSMTGLEALRTLGDEGHAARAVMLTAFDTDEFLLRALRAGAVSFLLKDSPPQEVVRAVLEAAEDRPRFSPEVLSRLVRLAAEDGTAPTPAEEATGGADTAGKAEEAPAEIPAPEGITEREWEVGRLVAQGLANPEIGGQLFMSVATVKTHLGRLYHKLQVTNRVQLAIRVLELGG is encoded by the coding sequence ATGGATGCCATGGTGAACGGGACGGAGGCCGGGAGCGGCACGGTGCGGGTGCTGCTGGTCGATGACGAGGCGCTGATGCGCGCCGGTCTGCGGCTGATGATCGACGGCGCGCACGGGATCGAGGTGATCGGGGAAGCGGCCGACGGGCACGAGGCGCTCGACCGGGTCCGTGAGCTCGACCCCGACGTGGTGCTCATGGACATCCGGATGCCGAGCATGACCGGCCTGGAGGCGCTGCGCACGCTGGGGGACGAAGGGCACGCGGCCCGCGCCGTCATGCTGACCGCCTTCGACACCGACGAGTTCCTGCTGCGGGCACTGCGGGCGGGCGCCGTCTCGTTCCTGCTCAAGGACTCCCCGCCCCAGGAGGTCGTCCGCGCGGTGCTCGAGGCGGCCGAGGACCGTCCCCGCTTCTCCCCCGAGGTCCTCAGCCGCCTGGTGCGGCTCGCCGCCGAGGACGGCACGGCTCCGACTCCGGCCGAGGAGGCGACGGGAGGGGCGGACACCGCGGGGAAGGCCGAAGAGGCCCCGGCGGAGATCCCCGCCCCGGAGGGGATCACCGAGCGCGAGTGGGAGGTGGGCCGACTGGTGGCGCAGGGGCTGGCGAACCCGGAGATCGGCGGCCAGCTGTTCATGAGCGTCGCGACGGTGAAGACCCACCTGGGCAGGCTCTATCACAAGCTGCAGGTCACCAACCGGGTCCAGCTCGCGATCCGGGTGCTCGAGCTCGGCGGGTGA
- a CDS encoding sensor histidine kinase produces MTVTAPTTTAPPSVRSVREWMIALAQSLACTALGVLMVLVAFGSLLTEFDEDPPGALVAMHGLDAVLGVVVTLAIGPLRFLRPGRLHSVLHLIAASVAGLSTTALAASAIALYRLGLRRRPGLDALAVLLVAVTSILTMALDASIRAQPVGVFFTTTIAVMVVGALVPLLIGHVVGTRHELVASLRDRAASADRERETAQRERAAAEREAAALVRERDADAARVRAEERAALARDMHDSISHHLATIAMHSGAMSYREDLPREELRRTAGTVRDAAQQANRELRTVLMTLRTTDGETPLATAPTLVEIVERARADGQDVELSWEGLGPHELETRDRSTVVALARILTEVTVNAAKHSPGAPLRLTLAREADRVVLHARNPCSASPATAPTSTGHGLLGVQERARLLGGDARHGVRGEDFEVQAWMPW; encoded by the coding sequence ATGACCGTCACCGCGCCGACCACCACGGCGCCGCCCTCCGTGCGCAGCGTGCGCGAATGGATGATCGCGCTCGCCCAGTCCCTCGCCTGCACCGCCCTGGGCGTGCTGATGGTGCTCGTCGCCTTCGGGAGCCTGCTCACGGAGTTCGACGAGGATCCGCCGGGGGCGCTGGTGGCCATGCACGGGCTCGATGCCGTGCTGGGCGTCGTCGTCACGCTCGCGATCGGCCCGCTGCGGTTCCTGCGACCCGGCCGACTGCACAGCGTGCTGCACCTGATCGCGGCGTCGGTCGCGGGCCTGAGCACCACAGCCCTGGCGGCCTCGGCGATCGCGCTGTACCGGCTCGGGCTGCGGCGCCGGCCCGGGCTGGATGCGCTCGCGGTCCTGCTGGTCGCCGTCACCTCGATCCTGACCATGGCGCTCGATGCGTCCATCCGTGCCCAGCCCGTCGGGGTGTTCTTCACGACCACGATCGCGGTCATGGTCGTCGGCGCCCTGGTCCCGCTGCTGATCGGCCATGTGGTGGGCACCCGCCACGAGCTCGTCGCCTCCCTGCGCGACCGCGCCGCCTCCGCGGACCGGGAGCGGGAGACGGCCCAGCGGGAACGGGCCGCCGCCGAGCGGGAGGCCGCTGCTCTGGTGCGTGAGCGCGACGCCGACGCCGCCCGGGTGCGCGCCGAGGAGCGGGCGGCGCTGGCCCGCGACATGCACGACAGCATCTCCCACCACCTCGCGACCATCGCCATGCATTCAGGCGCCATGTCCTACCGCGAGGACCTCCCGCGCGAGGAGCTGCGCCGCACCGCCGGCACCGTGCGGGACGCCGCCCAGCAGGCCAATCGCGAGCTGCGCACCGTGCTGATGACCCTGCGCACCACCGATGGCGAGACCCCGCTGGCCACGGCCCCGACGCTCGTCGAGATCGTCGAGCGCGCCCGTGCCGACGGGCAGGACGTCGAGCTGAGCTGGGAGGGGTTGGGACCGCACGAGCTGGAGACCCGCGACCGCAGCACGGTCGTGGCTCTCGCCCGCATCCTCACCGAGGTCACCGTGAACGCCGCCAAGCACTCCCCGGGCGCCCCGTTGCGCCTCACGCTCGCGCGGGAAGCGGATCGCGTCGTGCTGCACGCCCGCAACCCCTGTTCTGCGAGTCCGGCGACTGCGCCGACCTCCACCGGGCACGGACTGCTCGGCGTGCAGGAGCGGGCCCGGCTGCTGGGCGGCGATGCCCGGCACGGGGTGCGCGGCGAGGACTTCGAGGTGCAAGCATGGATGCCATGGTGA
- a CDS encoding LacI family DNA-binding transcriptional regulator, with protein sequence MTTDRRSPRPRLTDVAAVAGVSMKTVSNVMGGYAPVSEATRAKVLAAVDQVRYRPNLSARNLARGRSGVIALTVPRLDLPYFASLAGSVVEAAGEHGWFVLMHQTGGDLDGERRALLGDHPQRLDGMILSTQWLEAEEIAARPDPTPLVVLGDHPVPGPVPHVGIDNHAAGLAAAQHLLATGRRRIALIGAPSPGAEPGRAQGLIDGVRAAGLPVLPELTRPITANTGDAGESATARMLAEVDEVPDALFAVTDWVAMGAIRALHARGLAVPRDVAVMGFDDIPYARSVSPSLTTIAPDREAVARSAVEALEAQVGGVLPGDDAGPAAPDGEHFAPFELVVRESTGTGI encoded by the coding sequence ATGACGACGGACCGACGCTCTCCCCGGCCGCGCCTGACCGACGTCGCCGCGGTCGCCGGCGTGTCGATGAAGACGGTCTCGAATGTCATGGGCGGATACGCCCCGGTGTCCGAGGCGACCCGCGCCAAGGTGCTCGCCGCGGTCGACCAGGTCCGCTACCGGCCCAATCTCTCCGCCCGCAATCTCGCCCGGGGGCGCTCCGGCGTGATCGCGCTGACCGTGCCCCGGCTGGACCTGCCCTACTTCGCCTCCCTGGCGGGGAGCGTGGTCGAGGCCGCCGGGGAGCACGGATGGTTCGTGCTGATGCACCAGACGGGCGGCGACCTCGACGGCGAGCGCCGTGCCCTGCTCGGCGACCATCCGCAGCGCCTCGACGGGATGATCCTCAGCACCCAGTGGCTGGAGGCCGAGGAGATCGCTGCCCGCCCCGATCCCACCCCGCTGGTCGTCCTCGGCGATCACCCTGTGCCCGGGCCCGTCCCCCACGTCGGGATCGACAACCACGCCGCAGGCCTCGCCGCCGCCCAGCACCTCCTCGCCACCGGCCGCCGACGCATCGCCCTGATCGGTGCCCCGTCCCCGGGTGCGGAACCGGGACGCGCCCAGGGGCTGATCGACGGGGTCCGCGCGGCCGGGCTCCCGGTGCTGCCCGAGCTGACGCGCCCGATCACCGCGAACACCGGCGACGCCGGGGAGAGCGCCACCGCCCGGATGCTGGCGGAGGTCGACGAGGTGCCGGACGCGCTGTTCGCCGTCACCGACTGGGTCGCGATGGGGGCGATCCGTGCCCTGCATGCCCGTGGGCTCGCGGTCCCCCGCGACGTCGCGGTGATGGGCTTCGACGACATCCCCTACGCCCGCTCCGTCTCCCCGTCGCTGACCACGATCGCCCCGGACCGCGAGGCCGTCGCCCGGTCGGCGGTCGAGGCGCTCGAGGCGCAGGTCGGTGGCGTGCTGCCAGGGGACGACGCGGGCCCCGCCGCGCCCGACGGCGAGCACTTCGCCCCGTTCGAGCTGGTCGTCCGCGAATCCACCGGAACCGGGATCTGA
- a CDS encoding ABC transporter substrate-binding protein — MTRFTRRSLLAAGGAAAALPLGACGPGARNASADLLVAWYGGQPVHDGVGGALEKYQQEHPDVPVTPQKAAFDDYWDKLATQVAGGQGPDLVRMSMTWLTEYADRGALLDLSDLTGQAIDISGFDEDAATAGTTDDGRFGIGQSSITQTTFRNPHLAQEHGLELPGAWSWQEFTEFATALAEQAGPGTYGTADAGADLQLFEVFARQHGTELFDGQSLAVGTDVIEQWLVMWQDLRDAGAAPPPEITAEATGFENSPFATLNAAVTFGWVQQVTFFQPVMPEHPLEVGDIPGATAGDRSGQFVTALDFWSILSTSARPEDAAAVVDFLVSEPAAITSIGLSLGVPPSATTRDLLGESADSAAGKAMAYVEEVTGTTGAPPGPWPRGYGALQGTEFGRLNEDVAFGRTTASAAAASFVETAASALSG, encoded by the coding sequence ATGACCCGCTTCACCCGACGATCCCTCCTGGCCGCCGGCGGCGCCGCCGCGGCCCTCCCCCTGGGGGCCTGCGGCCCCGGCGCGCGGAACGCCTCGGCAGACCTGCTCGTCGCCTGGTACGGCGGCCAGCCCGTCCATGACGGCGTGGGAGGCGCTCTCGAGAAGTACCAGCAGGAGCATCCCGACGTCCCGGTCACCCCTCAGAAGGCCGCCTTCGACGACTACTGGGACAAGCTCGCCACCCAGGTCGCCGGTGGGCAGGGACCCGACCTGGTGCGCATGTCGATGACCTGGCTGACCGAGTACGCCGATCGCGGTGCGCTGCTGGACCTCAGCGACCTCACGGGCCAGGCGATCGACATCTCGGGTTTCGACGAGGACGCCGCGACGGCCGGCACCACCGACGACGGGAGGTTCGGGATCGGCCAGTCCTCGATCACCCAGACCACCTTCCGCAATCCTCACCTGGCCCAGGAGCACGGGCTCGAGCTGCCCGGGGCATGGAGCTGGCAGGAGTTCACCGAGTTCGCCACGGCCCTCGCCGAGCAGGCCGGACCGGGAACCTACGGCACCGCCGATGCCGGCGCCGACCTCCAGCTGTTCGAGGTCTTCGCCCGCCAGCACGGCACCGAGCTGTTCGACGGCCAGTCCCTCGCCGTCGGGACCGACGTGATCGAGCAGTGGCTGGTGATGTGGCAGGACCTGCGCGACGCGGGTGCCGCTCCCCCGCCCGAGATCACCGCCGAGGCCACCGGTTTCGAGAACTCCCCGTTCGCGACGCTGAATGCCGCGGTCACCTTCGGCTGGGTCCAGCAGGTCACGTTCTTCCAGCCCGTGATGCCGGAGCACCCGCTCGAGGTCGGTGACATCCCGGGGGCAACGGCCGGGGACCGCTCGGGCCAGTTCGTCACGGCCCTCGACTTCTGGTCGATCCTCTCGACCAGCGCACGGCCCGAGGATGCCGCCGCCGTGGTCGACTTCCTCGTCAGCGAGCCCGCGGCGATCACGTCGATCGGGCTGAGCCTCGGGGTGCCGCCCTCGGCCACCACCCGTGATCTGCTGGGGGAGTCGGCCGATTCCGCCGCGGGGAAGGCGATGGCGTACGTCGAGGAGGTCACCGGGACCACGGGCGCCCCGCCGGGCCCGTGGCCCCGGGGTTACGGCGCGCTGCAGGGCACCGAGTTCGGCCGGCTCAACGAGGACGTCGCCTTCGGCAGGACCACCGCGTCGGCCGCGGCGGCTTCGTTCGTCGAGACCGCCGCGAGCGCACTGAGCGGCTGA
- a CDS encoding sulfatase-like hydrolase/transferase, with the protein MPETPAPDVIVLMTDQQRVGCTAAQGGPDTMPRTDALLAAGTRFERAYTTSPVCVPARTSLLTGRFPTAHRVRQNSTAAHAHYGTDLLEVLRGAGYSLHFSGKPHMHPGPQDFDTYTGPYFHDSGPDPTRSGPSAGDDEDHAGFESWQRDLDHGVANTPTPFPLADQFPTRIVDGALDALEAAPRDHPRFLWVSFPEPHNPYQAPEPYFSMFEDEVPERATDASVLDGMDWRFRWLHRLLEDKRPGSDRDWRRYRANYLGMLRLIDDQIGRLLDAVAAGGRETLVVVLSDHGDFTGEYGLQRKGAAMPDVLMRIPLGFAGPGIASQVRDEPVSIIDVLPTLAERLTGQIPAGVQGRSLDPLLRGEDAPAAEFGSILGELGYGGVSYTETDRPPLHFPYEGASFDELNSVTLGGEMRMLVRGRHKLVVDDRGHDTLHDLEADPFEIHDLAADPGHQQVRAELHRDLVRWMMRAADDLPTGAYTPRTRPHNWRWA; encoded by the coding sequence ATGCCGGAGACCCCCGCCCCGGACGTCATCGTGCTGATGACCGACCAGCAGCGCGTCGGCTGCACGGCCGCCCAGGGCGGTCCCGACACCATGCCCCGCACCGACGCCCTGCTCGCCGCGGGCACCCGTTTCGAGCGGGCCTACACCACCTCCCCCGTGTGCGTACCGGCCCGGACCAGCCTGCTGACCGGCCGCTTCCCCACCGCGCACCGGGTGCGACAGAACAGCACCGCCGCCCACGCGCACTACGGGACCGACCTGCTGGAGGTGCTGCGCGGGGCCGGGTACTCCCTGCACTTCAGCGGGAAGCCGCACATGCACCCCGGCCCGCAGGACTTCGACACCTACACCGGCCCGTACTTCCACGACAGCGGACCGGACCCGACGCGCTCGGGGCCTTCGGCCGGCGACGACGAGGATCATGCGGGCTTCGAGAGCTGGCAGCGCGACCTCGACCACGGCGTCGCGAACACCCCGACCCCCTTCCCGCTGGCGGACCAGTTCCCCACCCGCATCGTCGACGGGGCCCTGGACGCGCTCGAGGCAGCCCCGAGGGACCACCCGCGCTTCCTGTGGGTCTCCTTCCCCGAGCCCCACAACCCGTACCAGGCGCCCGAGCCGTACTTCAGCATGTTCGAGGACGAGGTCCCCGAGCGCGCGACCGACGCGAGCGTGCTGGACGGCATGGACTGGCGCTTCCGCTGGCTGCACCGGCTGCTCGAGGACAAGCGCCCCGGCTCCGACCGCGACTGGCGGCGCTATCGCGCGAACTACCTGGGCATGCTGCGGCTGATCGACGACCAGATCGGCCGTCTGCTCGACGCCGTCGCCGCCGGCGGCCGGGAGACCCTCGTGGTGGTGCTGTCCGACCACGGCGACTTCACCGGCGAGTACGGACTGCAGCGCAAGGGGGCGGCGATGCCCGACGTGCTGATGCGCATCCCGCTGGGCTTCGCCGGTCCCGGGATCGCGTCGCAGGTGCGCGACGAGCCCGTTTCGATCATCGACGTCCTGCCCACCCTGGCCGAGCGCCTGACCGGGCAGATCCCCGCCGGGGTCCAGGGCCGCTCCCTGGACCCGCTGCTGCGCGGCGAGGACGCCCCGGCCGCGGAGTTCGGCTCGATCCTGGGCGAGCTCGGATACGGGGGCGTGTCCTACACCGAGACCGACCGGCCTCCCCTGCATTTCCCCTACGAGGGCGCCTCCTTCGACGAGCTGAACTCGGTGACCCTGGGAGGGGAGATGCGCATGCTCGTGCGCGGACGCCACAAGCTCGTGGTCGACGACCGCGGCCACGACACGCTCCATGACCTGGAAGCCGATCCCTTCGAGATCCACGACCTCGCCGCCGACCCCGGCCATCAGCAGGTCCGCGCGGAACTGCACCGTGACCTGGTGCGCTGGATGATGCGAGCGGCCGACGACCTGCCCACCGGCGCCTACACACCGCGCACCCGTCCCCACAACTGGCGCTGGGCCTGA
- a CDS encoding CAAX protease — protein sequence MSAAPAGRLTPYHRLATLRPAWSGRAKPLLTVAAAFVAYVVLASVLLVLTILVLAVAPGVNVAIGVTSGDPTSPLDVGLALAMGAMWLPAGMVGVRVGGWRPLGLSWSVAARFRRELLSRTGAWAAAGALLVVAVAALAGMLAGSGDAVDAGTGGTAPAGASALQLVLLVVIVLVLAPLQAIGLELTLRGVLLQAVGTWVRSPVVPILVVTAVVLIGRELTGAVVIPTLALAFAAAVLAWKTGGLELPIALTLTLTTVSLLVSALGAGTGAGMGASALSAATAAPGTSAAALAAHEAGGPFQGADAALAGGVAAAVALVALTVVIVVVVSRRERIGVLEPVGRPASDPAPEPIAF from the coding sequence ATGAGCGCCGCCCCGGCGGGCCGGCTCACCCCGTACCACCGCCTGGCCACGCTGCGTCCTGCCTGGTCGGGCCGCGCCAAACCCCTGCTGACGGTGGCCGCTGCCTTCGTCGCGTATGTCGTGCTGGCCTCCGTGCTGCTGGTGCTCACGATCCTCGTGCTCGCCGTCGCTCCCGGGGTGAACGTCGCGATCGGTGTCACCAGCGGGGACCCCACCAGTCCGCTCGACGTGGGCCTCGCGCTGGCCATGGGAGCGATGTGGCTGCCCGCCGGGATGGTCGGGGTGCGCGTCGGCGGGTGGCGTCCGCTCGGCCTGAGCTGGTCGGTCGCGGCGCGCTTCCGCCGTGAGCTGCTGAGCCGAACGGGTGCCTGGGCGGCGGCCGGCGCGCTGCTCGTGGTCGCGGTCGCTGCACTCGCGGGAATGCTCGCGGGATCCGGAGATGCCGTCGATGCCGGAACCGGTGGCACGGCCCCCGCCGGCGCCTCGGCCCTCCAGCTCGTGCTGCTGGTAGTGATCGTGCTGGTCCTGGCGCCGCTCCAGGCGATCGGCCTCGAGCTGACGCTGCGCGGCGTGCTCCTCCAGGCCGTCGGCACCTGGGTGCGCAGCCCGGTCGTCCCGATCCTCGTGGTCACCGCGGTCGTGCTCATCGGCCGCGAGCTCACCGGCGCCGTGGTGATCCCGACGCTGGCCCTGGCGTTCGCCGCGGCGGTGCTCGCGTGGAAGACCGGTGGCCTCGAGCTGCCGATCGCGCTCACGCTCACCCTCACCACGGTGTCGCTCCTCGTCTCCGCCCTCGGTGCGGGCACGGGCGCCGGCATGGGGGCCTCCGCCCTGAGCGCCGCCACCGCCGCCCCGGGCACCTCCGCCGCGGCGCTCGCGGCGCACGAGGCCGGCGGCCCGTTCCAGGGCGCCGATGCCGCTCTCGCCGGCGGCGTGGCCGCCGCGGTCGCCCTCGTGGCGCTCACCGTCGTGATCGTGGTCGTGGTGAGCAGGCGCGAGAGGATCGGAGTGCTCGAACCCGTCGGTCGCCCCGCCTCCGACCCCGCCCCGGAGCCCATTGCCTTCTGA
- a CDS encoding LacI family DNA-binding transcriptional regulator, which yields MEDLPQHSRPRSDPRGDQMQRDSTKSTSRATIWQVAAAAGVSHQTVSRYLRADTGMKPQTQEKVRLAIAELGYRPNLSARTMRTRRTQRIGVLLPAVSGFQAPALSGAIDIATAEGYALEVLSVEGDAHAAFERVLQIADSGQVDGVLALAPLPPETEHSYPGRAAIVASADYDENTRSMGAMADGAPIAELMDGLHRLGHRRFLHVTGDLTYASARNRREVFLGSVDRLHVGPPRVHTGIWSARSGQEAIMSLAEQDRPTAVIAGSDTIAAGVINGARERGWSVPEDLSVTGWDNQFLGAHLWPTLTTVKDDRRQLGRNAMSRLIAALREQPLPEEEALSTVIWRGSTGPAPD from the coding sequence ATGGAGGATCTGCCGCAGCACTCACGACCACGATCCGACCCGAGGGGCGACCAGATGCAGCGAGACTCGACGAAAAGCACCTCGCGGGCGACGATCTGGCAGGTCGCGGCGGCAGCCGGAGTCTCCCACCAGACGGTCTCGCGGTACCTTCGCGCGGACACGGGGATGAAACCCCAGACCCAGGAGAAGGTGCGCCTGGCCATCGCGGAGCTCGGGTACCGGCCCAACCTGTCGGCGCGGACCATGCGCACGCGTCGCACCCAGCGCATCGGGGTGCTGCTGCCCGCGGTCAGCGGCTTCCAGGCGCCCGCGCTGAGCGGTGCCATCGACATCGCCACCGCCGAGGGGTACGCCCTCGAGGTGCTGAGCGTGGAGGGCGACGCGCATGCGGCCTTCGAACGTGTCCTGCAGATCGCCGACTCCGGACAGGTGGACGGAGTCCTCGCGCTCGCACCCCTGCCTCCGGAGACCGAGCACAGCTACCCGGGCCGCGCGGCGATCGTCGCCTCGGCGGACTACGACGAGAACACCCGCAGCATGGGCGCCATGGCGGACGGCGCTCCGATCGCCGAGCTGATGGACGGTCTCCACCGCCTGGGACACCGACGGTTCCTCCATGTGACCGGCGATCTGACCTACGCCTCGGCCCGCAATCGCCGTGAGGTGTTCCTCGGGTCCGTCGACCGGCTGCACGTCGGGCCACCGCGGGTGCACACGGGCATCTGGTCCGCGAGATCGGGGCAGGAGGCGATCATGTCCCTGGCGGAGCAGGACCGCCCCACCGCGGTGATCGCCGGGAGCGACACGATCGCCGCCGGGGTGATCAACGGCGCCCGCGAACGCGGATGGAGCGTTCCGGAGGACCTCAGCGTGACCGGCTGGGACAACCAGTTCCTCGGCGCTCACCTGTGGCCCACGCTCACGACCGTCAAGGACGACCGGCGTCAGCTGGGTCGCAACGCCATGAGCCGCCTCATCGCGGCCCTCCGCGAGCAGCCGCTCCCCGAGGAGGAAGCCCTGTCGACGGTGATCTGGCGAGGGTCGACCGGGCCCGCCCCGGACTGA